One Ignavibacteriota bacterium DNA segment encodes these proteins:
- a CDS encoding acetyl-CoA hydrolase/transferase family protein has product MDIYRERTVTPAQAVTTIQSGFRVFLTGNCSVPQKVLGAFVARAPELKDVEVVQVLTVGSADYVAPAMAGHIRVNTLFISDNVRLAVNEGRADFTPCFLSEIPGLFKNGQLPLDAALIHVSPPDEHGFCSLGVEVGVTKTAAQSARIVIAEVNPNMPRTLGDSFIHVSKITHIVPVDYELPETPMGAVSELSDRIARHIAAMIPDGATLQMGIGGIPDAVLNQLKNHKHLGVHSEMFSDGVIDLVERGVIDGEMKTLHPGKIVAGFMLGTKRLYNFVHDNPIVELHPTEYVNDPFIIARNEKMIAINSAIEVDLTGQVCADSIGPRFYSGVGGQVDFIYGASRSKGGIPFIALSSTADVKGVPTSRIVPTIRPGGGVVTTRSHVRYVVTEYGVAELYGKKVRERAKALIAIAAPEFQEDLERKAREMKYM; this is encoded by the coding sequence ATGGATATCTATCGTGAGCGGACGGTCACGCCGGCACAGGCCGTGACGACCATCCAGTCGGGCTTCCGTGTGTTCCTGACGGGGAACTGCTCGGTGCCCCAGAAGGTCCTGGGCGCATTCGTTGCCCGCGCACCGGAATTGAAGGATGTGGAGGTGGTGCAGGTCCTCACGGTGGGCAGTGCGGACTATGTTGCGCCGGCGATGGCCGGACACATCCGTGTGAATACGCTCTTCATCAGCGACAATGTGCGCCTGGCCGTGAACGAAGGACGGGCGGACTTCACGCCGTGCTTCCTGTCCGAGATCCCCGGGCTGTTCAAGAACGGGCAACTCCCGCTCGATGCGGCGCTGATCCACGTCAGCCCGCCGGACGAACACGGCTTCTGTTCTCTCGGTGTCGAAGTGGGCGTTACCAAGACCGCCGCACAGTCGGCACGCATCGTGATCGCTGAAGTGAACCCGAACATGCCGCGCACGCTGGGGGATTCGTTCATCCACGTTTCCAAGATCACCCACATCGTGCCGGTCGATTATGAACTGCCCGAGACCCCGATGGGGGCGGTATCGGAGCTCTCGGACCGGATCGCCAGGCACATTGCCGCGATGATCCCGGACGGCGCCACGCTGCAGATGGGGATCGGCGGCATCCCGGATGCCGTCTTGAATCAGTTGAAGAATCACAAGCACCTCGGCGTGCACAGCGAGATGTTCTCGGACGGTGTCATCGACCTCGTCGAGCGTGGCGTGATCGACGGAGAAATGAAAACGCTGCATCCCGGGAAGATCGTCGCCGGTTTCATGCTCGGGACCAAACGGTTGTACAATTTCGTGCATGATAATCCGATCGTCGAACTGCATCCCACGGAATATGTGAACGATCCGTTCATCATCGCACGGAACGAGAAAATGATCGCGATCAACAGCGCGATCGAGGTGGACCTGACGGGCCAGGTCTGCGCGGATAGCATCGGTCCGCGGTTCTACAGCGGTGTGGGCGGGCAGGTGGATTTCATTTACGGTGCCTCGCGGAGCAAGGGCGGCATTCCGTTCATCGCCCTGTCCTCCACGGCCGATGTGAAGGGCGTTCCGACCAGCCGCATCGTCCCGACGATACGGCCGGGCGGCGGCGTGGTGACGACGCGGAGCCACGTGCGCTACGTCGTGACGGAGTACGGTGTCGCGGAGTTGTACGGGAAAAAGGTGCGGGAACGGGCGAAGGCGCTCATTGCCATCGCCGCTCCGGAATTCCAGGAAGACCTGGAACGGAAGGCCCGTGAGATGAAGTACATGTGA
- the polX gene encoding DNA polymerase/3'-5' exonuclease PolX produces MDKKEIIDLLEEMGTLLELQGANPFKSRAFHNASRALEGVTEDIAQAVESGSIRSVKGIGEGIARVITDLVRTGKSKDYDEVRGKIPDGVLAMLRIQGLGPKKVKLLYEKLKIDSVEALERAAAAGKLADIEGFGAKTEANILAGIQAVRSRGEKVLYPLAAGHAQRVLEEVRKVPGVIRSSLCGSLRRHKEVIGDIDVLVSAEERHRPAIMERFVTLPGVSRVIARGDTKSTVELDTAITCDLRVVADAEFPFAQNYFTGSKEHNVEMRSRARKIGLSLNEYAFTPLDGAKKKRMPPVKSEEDLYRVLGLAYIPPELRENTKEFEAAEKDAIPALIEAKDLRGTFHCHTTSSDGVNTLEQMVSGARALGWEYLGIADHSQAASYAGGLKPADVVRQVKEIDAVNDSLKGFTVFKGTECDILPDGSLDWPEKTLALFDYVVVSVHSNFKMTEAQMTKRIITALKHPRVTLLGHPTGRLLLSRDPYPVDMLQVIQAAADFGKAIEINAHPMRLDLDWRLVAHARDLGVPIFIDPDAHSVDGLRDTFYGVGIARKGWLTAADVVNTRTTAAVRSFLAQNRK; encoded by the coding sequence ATGGATAAGAAAGAGATCATCGATCTGCTGGAGGAGATGGGCACCCTGCTCGAGCTGCAGGGCGCCAATCCGTTCAAGTCGCGCGCGTTCCACAACGCCTCGCGCGCCCTCGAAGGGGTGACCGAAGATATCGCGCAGGCGGTGGAGTCCGGTTCCATCAGGTCCGTGAAGGGGATCGGCGAAGGGATCGCGCGGGTGATCACCGACCTTGTGCGCACCGGGAAGTCGAAGGACTATGATGAGGTCCGGGGGAAGATCCCCGATGGCGTGCTGGCGATGCTGCGCATCCAGGGCCTGGGCCCGAAGAAGGTCAAGCTGCTCTACGAGAAACTGAAGATCGATTCCGTGGAGGCACTCGAACGCGCTGCTGCTGCCGGGAAGTTGGCGGATATTGAAGGGTTCGGCGCCAAGACCGAAGCGAACATCCTCGCAGGGATCCAGGCCGTCAGGAGCAGGGGAGAGAAGGTCCTGTACCCGTTGGCGGCCGGGCATGCGCAGAGGGTGCTGGAGGAGGTGCGGAAAGTGCCGGGCGTCATCCGTTCGTCCCTCTGCGGGAGCCTCCGCCGCCACAAGGAAGTGATCGGTGATATCGATGTGCTCGTGAGCGCGGAAGAGCGGCACCGGCCGGCGATCATGGAACGCTTCGTCACGCTCCCCGGGGTCTCCAGGGTCATCGCGCGCGGAGACACGAAGTCGACCGTGGAACTGGACACAGCCATCACGTGCGACCTTCGCGTCGTTGCCGATGCGGAATTCCCTTTTGCCCAAAACTACTTTACCGGGAGCAAGGAACACAACGTCGAAATGCGCTCACGGGCCCGGAAGATCGGGCTGAGCCTCAATGAGTATGCGTTCACGCCGCTTGACGGCGCGAAAAAGAAACGCATGCCGCCGGTGAAGTCGGAGGAGGACCTGTACCGTGTGCTCGGGCTGGCATACATCCCGCCCGAGTTGCGCGAGAACACGAAGGAGTTCGAGGCAGCGGAGAAGGATGCGATCCCCGCGCTGATCGAGGCGAAGGACCTCCGTGGGACGTTCCATTGCCACACGACCTCCAGTGACGGTGTGAATACCCTCGAGCAGATGGTGTCCGGCGCGCGTGCGCTCGGATGGGAGTATCTCGGTATCGCGGACCATAGCCAGGCCGCGTCGTATGCGGGCGGACTCAAGCCTGCGGATGTCGTGCGGCAGGTGAAAGAGATCGATGCCGTGAACGATTCCCTCAAGGGGTTCACGGTCTTCAAGGGAACGGAGTGCGATATCCTTCCGGATGGTTCGCTGGATTGGCCCGAGAAGACGCTTGCGCTCTTCGACTATGTGGTCGTATCGGTCCACAGCAACTTCAAGATGACCGAAGCACAGATGACAAAGAGGATCATCACCGCGCTGAAGCACCCACGGGTGACGCTTCTGGGGCACCCGACGGGCCGGCTGCTCCTCTCGCGGGATCCCTACCCGGTGGACATGCTCCAGGTGATCCAGGCCGCCGCCGACTTCGGGAAAGCGATCGAGATCAATGCTCATCCGATGCGCCTCGATCTTGATTGGCGGCTCGTGGCCCACGCGCGCGACCTCGGTGTGCCGATCTTCATCGATCCTGATGCCCACAGCGTGGATGGCCTGCGGGACACATTCTACGGCGTCGGTATCGCCCGCAAGGGGTGGCTCACGGCGGCGGATGTGGTGAATACCCGGACGACCGCAGCGGTGCGTTCGTTCCTTGCCCAGAACAGGAAGTGA
- a CDS encoding (2Fe-2S)-binding protein produces MPVVRFMPSGTERAIRAGATILAAANQAEMPIGQSCSGDGICGWCRVTLLAGAENMLPPGPLEKKLMKEKEFTGNERAACLAKVNGDVTVTTTYWGHEHV; encoded by the coding sequence ATGCCTGTCGTACGGTTCATGCCCTCAGGGACGGAACGGGCCATACGCGCCGGGGCAACGATCCTGGCCGCCGCCAATCAGGCCGAGATGCCGATCGGTCAATCGTGCAGCGGTGATGGGATCTGTGGCTGGTGCCGCGTCACGCTCCTGGCGGGAGCGGAGAATATGCTTCCGCCGGGGCCGCTGGAGAAGAAGTTGATGAAGGAGAAGGAGTTCACGGGGAACGAACGTGCCGCGTGCCTCGCGAAAGTGAACGGTGACGTCACGGTCACGACAACATACTGGGGTCATGAACATGTATGA
- a CDS encoding 4Fe-4S dicluster domain-containing protein — translation MQIVELNDLQDLLAALMTQGYTVIGPKIRDGAISFDTVERVEEFPRGWTDVQDAGTYRIAPGADDSLFMFTVGPHSWKRYLFPSRLRLFAARKEGKGFAVEPEDAVPARPFAFIGVRACELAALAIQDKIFMSGAYRDRHYAQTRSSAFIVAVNCAQAGGTCFCASMGTGPRAREGFDLALTEVREGTRHYFVVEMGSDRGREVLEHVTHRPAEKEEAERAAAVARRTTAAMGRTLETKGLAGILRDNFEHPRWDDISKRCLSCANCTMVCPTCFCSTVEDLTDLTGDHAERWRRWDSCFTADFTRVAGGNIRMSTRTRYRQWLTHKLSNWVEQFGTSGCVGCGRCITWCPVGIDITAEATAIRESTIATTNG, via the coding sequence ATGCAAATTGTGGAGCTCAACGATCTTCAGGACCTTCTCGCCGCACTTATGACGCAGGGCTATACCGTGATCGGACCGAAGATCCGGGACGGTGCCATCTCCTTTGACACGGTGGAGCGTGTGGAGGAATTCCCCCGGGGGTGGACGGATGTGCAGGATGCCGGCACGTATCGCATCGCCCCCGGTGCCGACGATAGCCTCTTCATGTTCACCGTAGGGCCACATTCCTGGAAACGCTACCTCTTTCCCTCGCGTCTCCGGCTTTTCGCAGCCCGGAAAGAAGGGAAAGGATTCGCTGTAGAGCCGGAGGACGCTGTTCCCGCGCGGCCGTTCGCATTCATTGGTGTACGCGCCTGTGAACTCGCTGCGCTGGCCATCCAGGACAAGATCTTCATGTCCGGCGCGTACAGGGACCGGCACTACGCACAGACGCGCTCTTCGGCGTTCATCGTTGCGGTCAATTGTGCACAGGCAGGAGGGACCTGCTTCTGTGCCTCCATGGGGACGGGTCCGCGTGCGCGCGAAGGCTTCGATCTCGCGTTGACGGAAGTGAGGGAGGGCACCCGCCACTATTTCGTTGTGGAGATGGGGAGTGACCGGGGACGGGAGGTCCTGGAGCACGTGACGCATCGCCCCGCGGAGAAGGAAGAAGCGGAACGCGCGGCGGCGGTCGCACGGCGTACCACGGCAGCCATGGGGCGCACGCTCGAGACAAAGGGCCTCGCAGGCATCCTCCGCGACAATTTCGAGCATCCCCGCTGGGATGACATCAGCAAGCGGTGCCTCTCGTGCGCGAACTGCACGATGGTATGTCCCACCTGTTTCTGCTCGACCGTGGAAGATCTCACAGACCTGACGGGCGATCACGCCGAGCGCTGGCGCCGGTGGGACTCCTGTTTCACTGCCGACTTCACCCGTGTCGCTGGTGGGAACATCCGCATGAGCACCCGCACGCGGTATAGACAATGGCTGACACACAAACTGTCGAATTGGGTTGAGCAATTCGGCACCTCGGGATGCGTCGGTTGTGGCCGGTGTATCACCTGGTGCCCTGTGGGGATCGATATCACTGCGGAGGCCACGGCCATCCGCGAATCCACCATCGCCACCACCAACGGATAG
- a CDS encoding (2Fe-2S) ferredoxin domain-containing protein has protein sequence MNMYERHVFVCTNERAKDHPRGCCHAKGSIEVRDALKVAIGARGLNKIVRGNAAGCLDACEHGVSMVIYPEGIWYGHVTVADVPEIVDRTIVQGEVIERLLIKDDRYKPASLSFPKLTI, from the coding sequence ATGAACATGTATGAACGCCATGTCTTTGTCTGTACCAACGAACGGGCCAAGGATCATCCCCGCGGGTGCTGCCACGCGAAGGGATCGATCGAGGTCCGTGATGCGTTGAAGGTTGCGATCGGCGCCCGCGGACTGAACAAGATCGTTCGCGGCAACGCCGCGGGATGCCTGGATGCGTGCGAGCACGGGGTCTCCATGGTGATCTATCCGGAGGGGATCTGGTACGGGCATGTGACGGTTGCGGATGTCCCCGAGATCGTCGATCGTACGATCGTCCAGGGAGAGGTGATCGAACGCCTTCTCATCAAGGATGACCGGTACAAGCCCGCATCGCTGTCATTCCCGAAACTCACGATCTGA